The following are from one region of the Oenanthe melanoleuca isolate GR-GAL-2019-014 chromosome 23, OMel1.0, whole genome shotgun sequence genome:
- the WASF2 gene encoding actin-binding protein WASF2: MPLVTRNIEPRHLCRQTLPSVPSELECVTNITLANVIRQLGSLSKSAEDIFGELFTQANTFASRVNILVERVDRLQVKVTQLDPKEEEVSLQGINTRKAFKSSTTQDQKLFDRDSLPVPVLETYRSCNTPPPLNILSPYRDDGKEALKFYTDPSYFFDLWREKMLQDTKDIMKEKRKHRKEKKENPNRGNVNPRKIKTRKEEWEKLKMGQEFVESKDKHGPAGFPPAVVYQNGSIGSSESMDGSCFPPPAQLEPLVPVPPSLPDDSLPPPPLEFSYPVDNQRGSGSGGPKRSSLVSPSHPPPAPPIGSPSAARPGFAPPPAPPPPPPLMENSPPPPPPMGFPSPGTPPPPSPPSFPPHPEFAAPPPPPPAPALDYSGALPAPGTGAAPPPPPPPPPPGPPPLAPAGLDGPPPPPPPSDISSSKPKSSLPAVSDARSDLLSAIRQGFQLRRVEEQREQEKRDVVGNDVATILSRRIAVEYSDSEDDSSEFDEDEWSD; encoded by the exons ATGCCGTTAGTAACGAGGAACATTGAGCCAAGGCACCTGTGCCGTCAGACGTTGCCTAGCGTTCCGAGCGAGCTGGAATGCGTGACCAACATCACCCTGGCAAATGTCATTCGACAGCTGGGCAGCCTGA GTAAATCTGCAGAAGACATATTTGGAGAGTTGTTTACTCAAGCCAACACCTTTGCCTCTCGGGTGAATATTCTCGTGGAGAGAGTTGACCGCTTGCAAGTCAAAGTCACTCAGCTGGATCCCAAAGAGGAGGAAG TCTCCTTGCAAGGCATTAACACCAGGAAGGCCTTCAAAAGCTCCACCACTCAGGACCAGAAGCTCTTTGACAGAGATtctctccctgtgcctgtgctcgAAACCTACAGGAGCTGTAATACCCCTCCACCTCTCAACATCCTCTCACCTTACAG GGACGATGGCAAAGAGGCGCTTAAATTCTACACAGATCCTTCATATTTCTTCGACCTTTGGAGGGAGAAAATGCTTCAGGACACCAAGGATATCATGAAGGAAAAGCGGAAACATAGG aaagagaaaaaggagaatcCAAACCGAGGAAATGTGAATCCACGGAAAATCAAAACCCGGAAAGAGGAGTGGGAGAAGCTGAAAATGGGGCAGGAATTTGTGGAGTCAAAGGACAAGCACGGTCCTGCTGG GTTCCCCCCAGCTGTGGTGTACCAGAACGGCAGCATCGGCTCCAGTGAGAGCATGGACGGGAGCTGCTTCCcgcccccagcccagctcgaGCCCCTGGTGCCAGTGCCGCCCTCGCTCCCCGATGACAGCCTGCCTCCACCCCCGCTGGAGTTTAG CTATCCTGTAGACAACCAAAGAGGTTCTGGTTCTGGAGGGCCCAAACGATCCAGCCTGGTTAGCCCGAGCCACCCACCACCAGCTCCTCCCATCGGATCCCCCTCGGCAGCCAGGCCGGGCTTTGCtccccctccagctcctcctcctcctccccccctGATGGAGAACAGTCCCCCTCCACCGCCCCCCATGGGCTTCCCCTCCCCGGGCACTCCCCCGCCGCCCTCGCCCCCTTCTTTCCCCCCTCACCCCGAGTTTGCCGCCCCTCCGcctccccctcctgccccagccctcgATTACTCCGGTGCTCTCCCGGCTCCGGGCAccggggccgcgccgcccccgcctccgcccccgccgccgccgggccccCCGCCCCTGGCTCCCGCCGGCCTGGACGGGCCCccgccccctcctcccccctcGGACATCTCCTCGTCCAAGCCCAAGTCGTCCCTGCCCGCGGTGAGCGATGCCAGGAGCGATCTGCTGTCGGCCATTCGGCAAG GCTTCCAGCTGCGCCGGGTGGAGGAGCAGCGGGAGCAGGAGAAGCGGGATGTGGTGGGCAACGACGTGGCCACCATCCTGTCGCGCCGCATCGCCGTGGAGTACAGCGACTCCGAGGACGACTCCTCCGAGTTCGACGAGGACGAGTGGTCGGATTAG